One Deltaproteobacteria bacterium DNA segment encodes these proteins:
- a CDS encoding PilZ domain-containing protein, with protein MKERRKHRRFSASHHVSFSYNGRTRTSNTVDLSLGGVRIETVFPVKVGEVIQVSIVIGGNTISPVGRVVHGRERLDLRYDAGFYFEALGQEERDYLLSYLARLSRP; from the coding sequence ATGAAAGAACGCCGAAAACATCGCCGGTTTTCTGCATCGCACCATGTGAGCTTCAGCTACAACGGCCGGACGAGGACAAGCAATACTGTAGACCTTAGCCTGGGAGGGGTCAGGATTGAGACAGTGTTTCCCGTAAAGGTGGGCGAGGTCATCCAGGTCTCCATTGTGATCGGGGGGAACACGATCTCCCCTGTCGGGAGGGTCGTCCATGGGCGGGAGCGCCTCGATCTGCGATACGATGCCGGTTTCTACTTCGAGGCCCTCGGGCAGGAGGAGCGGGACTACCTTTTGAGTTATCTCGCGAGGCTTTCACGCCCTTGA
- a CDS encoding sigma 54-interacting transcriptional regulator, whose translation MPGSFNQIPGSTMVPEERSSTISAKEVLFIPPPPIPVASVESDFKGEGIRFSSVTEDGELLSRLKAATPFLLVFDLSRWDGSIWTVMPKIEACLGRCKAIVFGKDGDLDMVSGRVAEDVVFLPDVLDAGLLSTALERILRGGWDLFKRRCFIKTPYHLLFCHGPKMEKVKAVIDEIAPTEITPLISGESGTGKELVAHAIHSRSSRRDKPLIKVNCAAVPVSVLEGELFGLEKEAFFGVPRQKPGKLELADEGTLFLDEIGGLDAPLQAKLLRVLRDKEFFRLGGSGSIAAHARLLACTSVNLRTAVEAGRFREDLYNCLSVVHITLPPLRERKEEIRSLVRYFVKLYNFRYGRSYPGLSEQTQALFLRYDWPGNIRELRDIIKRIVVSEDEEAVVREMTMGGADFAAPPLRLRAFCNGAGSLREIGRRAAKEAEKGIILDMLERTHWNRRRTAALLQISYKALLYKIREYGLDR comes from the coding sequence TTGCCCGGTTCATTCAACCAGATCCCAGGGTCGACCATGGTACCCGAGGAGAGATCTTCTACCATTTCCGCGAAAGAGGTGCTCTTCATACCGCCTCCACCAATTCCCGTGGCCTCGGTGGAATCGGATTTCAAGGGCGAAGGCATCAGGTTCAGCTCCGTGACCGAGGACGGAGAGCTTCTGAGCCGTCTCAAGGCTGCCACCCCTTTTCTGCTCGTCTTCGACCTTTCCAGGTGGGACGGCTCTATTTGGACGGTGATGCCTAAAATCGAGGCCTGCCTCGGCCGCTGCAAGGCGATTGTCTTCGGAAAGGACGGCGACCTGGATATGGTGAGCGGGCGGGTGGCCGAAGATGTGGTTTTCTTGCCGGATGTGCTCGATGCAGGGCTCCTGTCCACGGCTCTGGAGAGAATCCTGAGGGGAGGTTGGGATCTTTTCAAGAGAAGGTGCTTTATCAAGACCCCCTATCATCTCCTCTTCTGCCACGGCCCTAAGATGGAAAAGGTGAAGGCCGTTATCGACGAGATCGCCCCGACTGAAATCACACCTCTGATAAGTGGAGAGAGCGGGACGGGCAAGGAACTGGTGGCCCATGCGATCCACTCCAGATCATCGCGCCGCGACAAACCGCTTATCAAGGTGAACTGTGCGGCCGTTCCTGTAAGCGTTCTGGAAGGCGAGCTTTTCGGCCTGGAGAAGGAGGCCTTTTTCGGGGTACCAAGGCAGAAGCCGGGAAAGCTGGAACTCGCCGATGAAGGGACGCTCTTTCTCGATGAAATAGGGGGTCTTGACGCGCCCCTCCAGGCCAAGCTGCTCCGTGTGCTCCGCGACAAGGAGTTCTTCCGGTTGGGCGGCAGCGGAAGCATAGCCGCACATGCACGGCTCCTTGCATGTACGAGCGTCAACCTTCGCACTGCCGTGGAGGCCGGTCGTTTCAGGGAGGATCTCTACAATTGTCTCAGCGTCGTACATATCACACTCCCGCCGCTCAGAGAGCGGAAGGAGGAGATACGCTCCCTGGTTCGCTACTTTGTCAAACTCTACAATTTTCGTTACGGGAGGTCTTACCCCGGACTCTCGGAACAGACACAGGCTCTTTTCCTGAGGTATGACTGGCCTGGAAACATCAGAGAGCTACGAGATATCATAAAGAGGATAGTCGTCTCGGAAGACGAAGAGGCAGTTGTCCGGGAAATGACAATGGGTGGGGCAGATTTCGCGGCCCCTCCCCTTCGGTTAAGGGCTTTTTGCAACGGGGCCGGGAGCCTCAGGGAAATCGGCCGGAGGGCTGCGAAAGAGGCGGAAAAGGGAATCATCCTGGACATGCTGGAACGGACCCATTGGAATCGGCGAAGGACTGCAGCCCTGCTGCAAATAAGCTACAAGGCACTGCTTTACAAGATCAGGGAGTACGGCCTCGACAGGTGA
- a CDS encoding diguanylate cyclase, translating to MFSEGPVFVRDDFFQLLDLEIKRARRYQNLFGLLRFELLDTGGTDTGGRHKSLRSLLQLVREEIRETDLVGHTKNNEIMILLPYCDSIGSEVVYGRLNSLVRDFHFGNDQLKVISGYVCFPMEGTDMGEILNRLTDKSRDAASAAN from the coding sequence ATGTTTTCGGAGGGGCCTGTCTTTGTCAGGGATGATTTCTTTCAACTCTTGGATCTGGAGATAAAAAGAGCCCGGAGGTACCAGAACCTCTTCGGTCTCCTGAGGTTTGAACTGCTTGACACCGGAGGCACGGATACGGGAGGCCGGCACAAGAGTCTCAGGTCACTGCTCCAGCTTGTAAGGGAAGAGATTCGAGAGACCGATCTGGTGGGACATACAAAGAATAACGAAATCATGATCCTTCTTCCCTATTGCGATTCCATCGGTTCGGAGGTTGTCTACGGCCGCCTCAACAGCCTGGTGAGGGATTTTCACTTCGGTAATGACCAATTGAAGGTCATCTCCGGATATGTCTGCTTTCCCATGGAGGGGACGGACATGGGAGAGATCTTGAACAGGTTGACTGACAAAAGCCGTGACGCTGCGAGCGCCGCAAACTAG
- a CDS encoding AbrB/MazE/SpoVT family DNA-binding domain-containing protein: protein METVKIRTKHSITIPKSIREKYPFPLEVGDRVMVSLHGNEIIIKPVKEIPADQAWFWTKPWQERIKEAEEDVKAGRYKEFDSADELIKELDEE from the coding sequence ATGGAAACCGTAAAGATCCGCACGAAACACAGTATTACGATCCCGAAATCAATCCGGGAGAAATATCCCTTTCCCCTCGAAGTGGGCGACCGGGTCATGGTGTCGCTGCACGGGAACGAGATCATCATCAAACCCGTCAAGGAGATCCCGGCTGACCAGGCGTGGTTCTGGACAAAACCCTGGCAGGAAAGAATCAAAGAGGCTGAGGAAGACGTGAAGGCCGGTCGATACAAGGAATTCGACTCAGCAGATGAGCTTATAAAGGAACTTGACGAAGAGTGA
- a CDS encoding sigma 54-interacting transcriptional regulator, with protein MRESSGGLSEKDGYGLIRQFTEALRYMPDSQRTWDEMLGIMMDVTRGENCSLMLKSNHGDGLVVRAAKGRKDRELPVKESPFRKYFHLNGGVATWVLKTGHGVYLSDAEKDSRFVQIEESPFRIGSLMCFPVRDGNRTVGIVNLSHEDRSAFGEIEERAMKIVANQLAIVLATTPGDCGSADEVSGAPGPSDREPWALPGKKGRQVVIPWAGGYRKGEGICFLYQNEKMVRIVKMIEQVADTDVTVLIHGESGVGKEPIARALHYRSTRKNKPFIKVNCAALPEELLESELFGYERGAFTGAYNRKPGKFELAQGGTIFLDEIAEISPSLQAKLLQVLQDGEFARLGGKRDIQVSVRVLAATNKNLEEYVRAGRFREDLYYRLNVLNIHVPPLRERREEIPLLVQYFLDMYNRKYGKTGLTLSRETRDLLLLHEWPGNVRELENMIKRLVVLGDEGAIKKELGGRPLALQSLQARPERAAPPEPEPVSLKEISRRAALEAEREVIEKTLKKTRWNRKMAARLLNISYKALLYKIKECGLDSSPTMGG; from the coding sequence ATGAGAGAGAGTTCGGGTGGTTTGTCAGAAAAAGACGGGTACGGCTTGATCCGCCAGTTTACGGAAGCCCTGCGCTACATGCCCGATTCGCAGAGGACGTGGGATGAGATGCTGGGGATCATGATGGATGTGACCCGCGGGGAGAACTGCTCTTTGATGCTCAAGAGCAACCATGGTGATGGGCTTGTCGTGCGGGCGGCCAAAGGCAGGAAGGACAGGGAACTCCCGGTGAAGGAGAGCCCTTTCAGGAAATACTTTCATCTCAACGGTGGAGTGGCCACGTGGGTACTGAAAACCGGCCACGGGGTCTATCTTTCGGACGCAGAAAAGGATTCCCGATTCGTTCAGATCGAGGAGAGTCCTTTCAGAATCGGCTCCCTCATGTGTTTCCCTGTGAGGGACGGGAACCGGACCGTGGGAATCGTCAACTTGAGCCACGAGGACAGGTCGGCCTTCGGCGAGATCGAGGAGCGGGCGATGAAGATTGTTGCAAATCAGCTCGCGATCGTGCTTGCCACGACGCCTGGGGATTGCGGTTCAGCCGATGAAGTATCCGGCGCCCCAGGGCCAAGCGATCGGGAGCCCTGGGCTTTGCCGGGCAAGAAAGGTCGCCAGGTGGTCATTCCCTGGGCCGGTGGTTACAGGAAGGGAGAGGGCATCTGCTTTCTCTATCAAAACGAAAAGATGGTCAGGATTGTGAAGATGATCGAGCAGGTTGCCGACACCGACGTGACGGTGCTGATCCACGGCGAGAGCGGCGTCGGTAAGGAACCGATCGCCCGGGCCCTCCACTACCGATCCACGAGGAAGAACAAGCCCTTTATCAAGGTCAACTGTGCGGCCCTTCCGGAGGAGCTCCTCGAAAGCGAGCTCTTCGGTTACGAGAGGGGAGCTTTCACCGGGGCATACAACCGGAAACCCGGCAAATTCGAACTCGCCCAGGGAGGGACCATATTTCTCGACGAGATCGCCGAAATCAGCCCCTCGCTTCAGGCCAAGCTGTTGCAGGTTCTTCAGGACGGAGAGTTTGCAAGGCTGGGTGGGAAGAGGGACATTCAGGTGAGTGTCCGGGTCCTGGCTGCCACGAACAAGAACCTCGAGGAGTACGTGAGGGCCGGCCGTTTTCGCGAGGACCTCTACTATCGTCTAAACGTGTTGAACATCCACGTGCCTCCCCTGAGAGAAAGACGGGAAGAGATCCCCCTCCTGGTCCAGTACTTCCTCGACATGTACAACCGGAAATACGGGAAAACAGGCTTAACTCTTTCCCGGGAAACACGCGACCTGCTTCTCCTCCATGAGTGGCCCGGAAACGTGAGAGAGCTCGAAAACATGATCAAGAGGCTGGTCGTGCTCGGAGACGAGGGTGCCATCAAGAAGGAGCTCGGCGGCCGGCCCTTGGCCCTTCAATCCCTTCAGGCAAGGCCTGAAAGAGCCGCACCTCCCGAGCCTGAGCCGGTTTCTCTCAAGGAGATCAGCCGGAGAGCCGCCCTTGAAGCCGAACGGGAAGTGATCGAAAAGACACTGAAAAAGACCCGCTGGAACCGCAAAATGGCGGCAAGGCTCCTCAATATCAGTTACAAGGCGCTTCTGTACAAGATCAAGGAGTGCGGTCTCGATAGCTCACCTACCATGGGCGGTTGA
- a CDS encoding response regulator: MPERRKKILICDDNLDFLRVTAEMLRVHGYEPLAAKTGKQALEKAARFGPDLVLLDYRLPDTDGAAVLGELRRVHDAIPVIVMTGFGHEKLAARVIKLGAMDYLAKPFKSGELLKSIENALKAAEELRKRQELEKLVFWGKLFPLVAHEIRTPLHSIGGALTLIKSRHQDDETTTRALQIIHEEIVRLNEFVNQCLDFSRRPSGEGFDFIDLNETVAFCVQLMQPFLRSSSKKVRLETRLEKSLPRAYVNLYGMKQVLINLLKNAVEAVPKGGRIVVKTRYKKERFEESVEIEVTDNGVGVREEDIPDLFTPFFSRKRRGIGLGLAICRKIVEEDHHGRIRIESQLSKGTTVTVTLPVGTGKNTVQEA, from the coding sequence GTGCCGGAGCGCCGCAAGAAGATTCTCATTTGTGACGACAACCTGGATTTCCTGAGGGTCACGGCTGAGATGCTCAGGGTCCACGGCTATGAGCCTCTTGCCGCAAAGACCGGGAAGCAGGCCCTGGAGAAGGCCGCAAGGTTCGGTCCGGATCTTGTACTGCTCGACTACCGTTTGCCCGATACAGACGGTGCTGCAGTGCTCGGTGAGCTGAGGAGAGTCCATGATGCGATCCCGGTGATCGTGATGACGGGCTTCGGCCATGAAAAACTGGCCGCCCGCGTGATCAAGCTCGGTGCGATGGACTACCTGGCCAAACCCTTCAAGAGCGGGGAGCTTCTGAAAAGCATCGAGAACGCCCTGAAGGCCGCCGAAGAGCTGAGAAAAAGGCAGGAGCTCGAGAAATTGGTCTTCTGGGGCAAGCTCTTCCCCCTTGTGGCACACGAGATCAGGACCCCTCTGCACAGCATCGGAGGGGCTTTGACCCTGATCAAGAGCCGCCACCAGGATGACGAGACCACTACACGCGCCCTCCAGATCATTCATGAAGAGATCGTTCGCCTCAACGAGTTCGTAAACCAGTGCCTCGATTTCTCGCGCCGTCCCTCAGGAGAGGGTTTCGATTTCATCGACCTGAACGAGACGGTGGCTTTTTGCGTTCAGTTGATGCAGCCCTTCCTCAGGAGCAGTTCCAAGAAGGTCAGGTTGGAGACTCGACTTGAAAAGTCTCTCCCGCGGGCTTACGTCAATCTCTACGGGATGAAACAGGTACTCATCAACCTGCTGAAGAACGCTGTCGAGGCGGTCCCGAAGGGGGGACGAATCGTTGTGAAGACCCGTTACAAGAAGGAACGGTTTGAAGAGTCGGTGGAGATCGAGGTGACCGACAACGGTGTGGGTGTGCGCGAAGAGGATATCCCGGATCTGTTTACTCCGTTCTTTTCCAGGAAGAGAAGGGGAATAGGTCTGGGATTGGCCATCTGCAGAAAGATCGTCGAAGAAGACCATCACGGCCGGATCCGTATCGAGAGCCAGTTGTCCAAAGGAACGACCGTCACGGTCACCCTGCCTGTGGGCACCGGGAAGAACACGGTTCAGGAGGCTTAG
- a CDS encoding sigma-54-dependent Fis family transcriptional regulator — MVLEGESSRGAEPPTLMVVDDEPNALFTVSKILEDHGYRVVQALGGRRALRKLKRKRCNVVIADERMPDLSGMELFRRIKAMDETIPVIILTAYGSVDFAVQALREGIYYFFEKPIFSNLERFLAIIKQATKTEALERELNALRREKSEGMEFPGIIGKSRKMREVLEMVRMVAPTDKTVLIQGESGTGKELIARAIHKLSPRRGKPMVAVSCGALSDDLLTSELFGHVKGAFTGAVDDQKGRFETAHGGTLFLDEIAEVPLQLQRRLLRVLQEKEFEKVGSSRTIKTDVRIISATQTNLHEEVTKGNFRDDLYYRLSVVPIMIPPLRERTDDIPLLLGHFLTKHQERGERYRVLPEVVEKLQAYRWPGNVRELENVVQQMMIFCQSRTIRLRDLPPHILVNRKDASETGETISLPRLVSELEESYILQALSKTDWHLGETARQLGMTRKMLGDRIRKYQLDRLRKR, encoded by the coding sequence GTGGTTCTGGAAGGAGAGAGTTCGCGCGGGGCCGAGCCCCCAACCCTGATGGTGGTGGACGACGAACCGAATGCCCTTTTTACGGTTTCGAAGATCCTTGAGGACCATGGCTACCGGGTCGTCCAGGCCCTGGGTGGCCGGCGCGCTCTCAGGAAGCTGAAGAGAAAGCGGTGCAACGTGGTGATAGCGGACGAGAGGATGCCGGACCTCAGCGGCATGGAACTCTTTCGGAGAATAAAGGCGATGGACGAGACCATTCCCGTGATCATCCTCACGGCTTACGGGTCCGTCGACTTTGCGGTCCAGGCGTTGAGGGAGGGGATCTACTACTTCTTTGAAAAGCCGATCTTTTCGAACCTCGAACGGTTCCTGGCCATCATAAAGCAGGCGACAAAGACGGAGGCCTTGGAGAGAGAACTCAACGCACTGAGAAGGGAGAAGTCGGAAGGAATGGAGTTTCCCGGAATCATCGGGAAGAGTCGAAAGATGCGGGAAGTTCTCGAGATGGTCCGAATGGTCGCGCCCACCGACAAAACGGTCTTGATCCAGGGGGAAAGCGGTACGGGTAAGGAACTCATCGCCAGGGCGATCCACAAGCTCAGTCCTCGAAGGGGCAAGCCTATGGTGGCCGTGAGTTGCGGGGCACTCTCCGACGATCTGCTCACGAGCGAACTCTTCGGCCATGTCAAGGGTGCCTTCACCGGGGCTGTCGACGACCAGAAGGGCCGATTCGAAACGGCTCACGGAGGGACTCTCTTCCTCGACGAGATCGCAGAGGTGCCTTTGCAGCTCCAGCGGAGACTGCTCCGGGTGCTGCAGGAGAAAGAGTTCGAGAAGGTAGGAAGCAGCAGGACGATCAAGACAGACGTGCGTATAATCTCTGCAACCCAGACCAATCTGCATGAAGAGGTAACCAAGGGTAATTTCAGGGACGATCTCTATTATCGCCTCAGCGTAGTGCCCATCATGATTCCTCCTCTCAGAGAGAGAACCGACGATATTCCCCTCTTGTTGGGTCACTTTCTTACCAAGCACCAGGAAAGAGGGGAGAGGTACAGGGTCCTTCCCGAGGTCGTCGAGAAGCTGCAGGCCTACCGCTGGCCGGGAAACGTTCGGGAATTGGAGAACGTCGTCCAGCAGATGATGATTTTCTGCCAGAGCCGGACCATCAGGCTCAGGGATCTGCCTCCCCACATCCTGGTAAACCGGAAAGATGCCTCCGAGACAGGCGAGACCATATCGCTTCCACGGCTTGTGAGTGAACTCGAAGAGAGTTACATCCTGCAGGCTCTGAGCAAGACCGACTGGCATCTCGGAGAGACTGCCAGACAACTCGGGATGACCCGCAAGATGCTGGGCGACCGAATCCGCAAATACCAGCTCGACCGCCTGAGAAAACGATAA
- a CDS encoding CehA/McbA family metallohydrolase, producing MKLRPFELSGPSYRGALHVHTTFSDGRLSPEECCDRYRALGFDFLFITDHDVWNDHSSLSSPGFAVFNSVEVSGSGGREHVLALGVRGAGETGDTQRVIDWTNAQGGVPVLCHPHWTRMSLRRALELGDYPLIEIWNGTSERELSADNVHFWDLLLQEGRRVYGVADDDCHRIQDYGRGFVQVWADELSEGAILKALREGRFYSTSGPRIEVIRAGEDSLYVKAQEPMQRMALFGDGGYVGRKETLPGEMPTVSEYEVTIPGEIRSYARVAVEDRSLRRAWTQPVW from the coding sequence ATGAAGTTACGACCCTTTGAGTTATCAGGACCGAGCTACAGGGGCGCACTCCACGTTCACACCACCTTTTCAGACGGGCGGCTCAGTCCGGAGGAATGTTGCGACCGCTACAGGGCGTTGGGCTTCGATTTTCTCTTCATAACCGACCATGACGTGTGGAACGACCATTCCTCCCTGTCTAGTCCGGGGTTCGCGGTCTTCAATTCCGTCGAGGTCTCCGGCTCGGGTGGCCGTGAACACGTGCTTGCCCTCGGGGTCCGGGGAGCCGGAGAGACGGGGGATACCCAGAGGGTGATCGACTGGACAAACGCACAGGGAGGGGTGCCTGTTCTCTGCCATCCTCACTGGACGCGCATGTCCCTGCGCCGGGCCCTGGAGCTCGGCGATTACCCCCTTATCGAGATCTGGAACGGCACCAGTGAAAGGGAGCTCTCGGCGGACAACGTCCATTTCTGGGACCTTCTCCTCCAGGAAGGGAGGAGGGTCTACGGGGTGGCCGACGATGACTGCCACAGGATCCAGGACTACGGGCGTGGGTTCGTGCAGGTCTGGGCGGACGAGTTGAGCGAAGGAGCTATCTTGAAGGCCTTGAGAGAGGGGCGGTTCTATTCGACGAGCGGGCCGAGGATCGAGGTGATCCGGGCGGGAGAAGACAGTCTCTACGTCAAGGCGCAAGAGCCGATGCAGCGTATGGCCCTTTTCGGCGATGGGGGGTATGTCGGGCGAAAGGAGACCTTGCCGGGTGAGATGCCGACGGTTTCGGAGTACGAGGTGACAATTCCCGGGGAGATCCGATCCTATGCACGGGTCGCAGTGGAGGATCGGTCGCTCCGGCGAGCCTGGACCCAGCCCGTCTGGTAG
- a CDS encoding AAA family ATPase has product MYETFFGFREKPFKMTPDPRFLYLSATHKEALAQLLYGVKERKGFVVLSGEVGTGKTTVVRAMLERLDENCQFAYIFNTKLSVLDFLRLVCHDFGLHVRGEAKTDYLISLHDFLIESDNDGKTTTLIVDEAQNLDASVFEEIRMLTNLEAPSHKLLQIFLIGQPELNVLLDQADLQQLKQRVSTRYHLIPLDQRETREYIHLRMRIAGARFMNCFTEGAIQKIYHYSHGIPRLINNICDNALLLGYANDTPIISEKTVRECVVDLDLQKGSKNHGRPCRGEPGKGRQRRSIVYFSLLVLLLALLASGVFLFLTGRIGNPYGLSKPAETVKPLQDESRAGDVRDPGAEETAVPGLSEGARPVASGLAGAVPPARSRKNDGEELEEPRVPEAPAVSQSPEARTVTVGKGDTLGRIIFREYGRVDTHLLRAVQELNPDITDIDTIFVGQQVGLPADLEQAYNKPGRPSYFSVHVASFKAFDHASKFFKELMERGEKPAIVPATINGKTWYRVAVGEYGGLREALTSAKRLVRTGRTNYAKPIKLPDLPKQS; this is encoded by the coding sequence GTGTACGAGACCTTTTTTGGATTCAGAGAGAAGCCCTTCAAGATGACCCCTGATCCGAGGTTTCTCTACCTCAGCGCGACCCACAAAGAGGCCCTGGCCCAGTTGCTCTATGGCGTCAAGGAACGGAAGGGGTTCGTCGTCCTTTCGGGAGAGGTGGGTACCGGCAAGACCACCGTTGTCAGGGCGATGCTCGAACGATTGGATGAAAACTGCCAGTTTGCATATATCTTCAACACGAAACTCTCGGTACTCGATTTTCTCAGGCTCGTTTGCCACGATTTCGGCCTCCACGTGAGAGGCGAGGCAAAGACGGATTACCTGATAAGCCTCCACGACTTCCTGATCGAATCCGACAACGATGGCAAGACCACCACCCTGATTGTGGATGAGGCCCAAAACCTCGATGCCTCTGTTTTTGAAGAGATCAGGATGCTTACCAATCTTGAGGCCCCGAGCCACAAGCTCCTCCAGATATTCCTGATCGGTCAGCCCGAGCTGAACGTGCTTCTCGACCAGGCCGACCTGCAACAGCTCAAGCAGAGAGTCAGCACCCGCTACCACCTCATCCCCCTGGACCAGAGAGAGACCAGAGAATACATCCACCTCCGCATGAGGATAGCCGGGGCGAGGTTCATGAACTGCTTTACGGAGGGGGCAATCCAGAAGATCTACCACTACTCCCATGGCATCCCGAGGCTCATCAACAACATCTGCGACAACGCCCTCCTGCTCGGCTATGCGAATGACACCCCCATTATCAGCGAAAAGACCGTCCGTGAGTGCGTAGTCGACCTCGACTTGCAGAAGGGTTCCAAGAATCATGGGCGGCCCTGCCGGGGCGAGCCGGGAAAGGGGCGGCAGAGACGGTCGATCGTCTATTTTTCTCTCCTCGTCCTGCTTCTCGCCCTTCTGGCCTCCGGGGTTTTCCTTTTTCTTACCGGCAGAATCGGAAACCCCTACGGCCTCTCAAAGCCTGCTGAGACGGTGAAACCCCTCCAAGATGAGAGTCGGGCAGGGGACGTCCGAGACCCCGGGGCAGAGGAGACCGCGGTACCAGGCCTATCCGAAGGGGCACGGCCCGTTGCATCAGGCCTTGCGGGGGCTGTCCCTCCAGCCCGGTCCCGGAAGAATGACGGCGAGGAACTGGAAGAGCCCCGGGTGCCGGAAGCTCCGGCAGTCTCTCAAAGCCCGGAGGCCCGCACGGTGACGGTGGGAAAAGGGGATACCCTCGGTCGAATCATCTTCCGGGAATACGGGAGGGTCGATACCCATCTTCTGAGGGCCGTCCAAGAGCTGAATCCCGATATTACCGACATCGACACGATCTTCGTCGGACAGCAGGTCGGATTGCCTGCTGATTTGGAGCAAGCCTACAACAAGCCGGGAAGGCCTTCTTATTTCTCCGTTCACGTGGCGTCCTTCAAGGCCTTTGATCATGCCAGCAAGTTTTTCAAGGAGCTGATGGAAAGGGGAGAGAAACCGGCGATAGTTCCAGCAACCATCAACGGCAAGACATGGTACAGGGTGGCCGTGGGCGAATATGGAGGCTTGAGAGAAGCCCTGACAAGTGCAAAGAGACTCGTCCGAACAGGCCGGACCAATTATGCAAAACCCATAAAACTGCCGGACCTGCCAAAGCAGAGTTGA
- a CDS encoding type II toxin-antitoxin system VapC family toxin, which yields MLLDTHIILWSAAEPERLPQKLAEELESASNELWFSPISVWEILLLAEKGHISFTSDIERSVRDIFQKIPLREAAINREVAIQARFVNLPHQDPADRFLAATAFVYDLILVTADRRIIAAESVPVLAAV from the coding sequence CTGCTCCTTGATACGCACATTATTCTCTGGAGTGCCGCTGAGCCTGAGCGACTCCCCCAAAAGCTCGCAGAGGAGCTGGAAAGCGCATCAAATGAACTCTGGTTTTCTCCAATCAGCGTATGGGAGATTCTCTTGTTGGCCGAAAAAGGGCATATTTCCTTCACCTCAGACATTGAAAGATCAGTACGTGATATTTTTCAAAAGATTCCTCTCAGGGAGGCAGCCATCAACAGGGAAGTAGCGATTCAAGCCCGTTTTGTTAATCTTCCCCACCAGGACCCCGCTGACCGATTTCTGGCAGCCACTGCGTTTGTGTACGACCTGATCCTGGTTACCGCCGATAGAAGAATCATCGCCGCTGAATCCGTTCCGGTCCTGGCAGCGGTCTGA
- a CDS encoding polysaccharide biosynthesis/export family protein, which produces MKKASKIVFFIILFVSATVRFERNGAIEHFERFHRLGLVDLTNLMNLFNQPSAWSQESRQQPASSAVKLPRNYVIGQGDVLEVFVWRNEKLSRQVVVRPDGKISLPLIQDVRAEGLTVPWLRNEITRRFSKYLEHPKVTVIVNKINSYKVSVLGRVARPGVYPITGDTTLVEAISMAGGFTEWANKRKITVITHRNGKKEKLVINYKKIVSGKDPSQNIVLKRHDTIIVP; this is translated from the coding sequence ATGAAGAAAGCTTCCAAGATCGTGTTTTTTATCATCCTGTTTGTCTCAGCCACTGTTCGATTCGAACGAAACGGAGCGATCGAACACTTCGAACGTTTCCATCGACTCGGCCTGGTTGACTTAACTAACTTGATGAACCTGTTTAACCAGCCTTCGGCCTGGTCTCAAGAATCCCGGCAACAACCTGCATCAAGCGCGGTCAAGCTCCCCAGGAATTATGTCATCGGACAGGGGGATGTCCTGGAGGTCTTTGTGTGGCGGAACGAGAAGCTTTCCCGCCAGGTTGTGGTCAGACCGGACGGCAAGATCTCTCTGCCCCTGATTCAGGACGTGCGGGCTGAAGGGTTGACCGTCCCCTGGCTGAGGAATGAGATCACCCGCAGGTTCAGTAAATATCTGGAGCATCCCAAGGTCACCGTGATCGTGAACAAGATAAACAGTTACAAGGTGAGCGTCCTGGGCCGGGTGGCCAGGCCCGGTGTCTACCCCATCACGGGTGACACGACACTGGTGGAGGCCATCTCAATGGCAGGGGGATTCACCGAATGGGCGAACAAGAGGAAGATCACGGTGATTACCCACCGTAACGGGAAAAAGGAGAAGCTCGTCATCAACTACAAGAAGATCGTGTCCGGGAAGGACCCGAGCCAAAACATCGTTCTCAAACGCCACGACACGATCATAGTCCCCTGA
- a CDS encoding cytotoxin produces the protein MKIYRSDRFKKSYGKLPDRVRNRFHKQILLFIENQKHRSLRTRRIVNTPYREFRVDLRYRVIFRPYEDGFMLLDIGPHDIVDAWGRRGRSVPD, from the coding sequence GTGAAGATCTACCGGTCTGACAGGTTCAAGAAGAGTTACGGGAAGCTTCCAGATAGGGTCAGAAACAGGTTTCACAAACAGATTCTTTTATTCATTGAAAACCAAAAACACCGTTCTCTAAGAACCCGCCGCATTGTCAATACGCCTTACCGGGAATTCAGAGTGGACCTCCGGTACCGGGTGATCTTCAGACCTTATGAGGATGGTTTCATGCTTCTCGATATCGGCCCGCATGATATCGTGGATGCCTGGGGCCGGAGGGGGCGGTCTGTCCCAGATTGA